Proteins from a single region of Anthonomus grandis grandis chromosome 10, icAntGran1.3, whole genome shotgun sequence:
- the LOC126741311 gene encoding synaptotagmin-11 isoform X1, producing the protein MVGEGPIIRPVEYKVNYFVIGLCTSFAVCVVLTFAVIYYCYQRRKRLRAKRNGPDQPLAFHSHRRPTAVKSPAGATAGTGTHYLKKSPSPTGISKTPPGLASPTTPTGQSPTGIVGPLESGVSSHQPFEPKPEPPVSFLGLFVYSYFYEYLQVARDVCVAENEQRQSPVNAKEEQENEKNIQQNAAYLGQLVFKLRYKHDKNALIVSVVRCKDLPAKDPNTGSSDPYVKLQLLPDKQHKVKTRVLRKTRNPVYDEDFTFYGISFNQIPGITLHFVILSFDRYSRDDIIGEVFCALSNVDVAQIETQQMALSREIQPRSLKIRSQGRGELLVSLCWQPAANRLTVVVLKARNLPKMDVTGLADPYVKIYLLYNGQRIAKKKTHVKKRTLMPVFNESFVFDIPANGQSLEGISLEFLLLDWDRVTKNEVIGRLDLGGEKCSGTALTHWNEVCNSPRRQIADWHKLKE; encoded by the exons ATGGTTGGGGAGGGACCCATTATAAGACCCGTCGAATACAAAG TAAACTACTTTGTGATCGGACTGTGTACCAGTTTCGCGGTATGCGTGGTCCTCACCTTCGCGGTGATCTACTACTGCTACCAGCGTCGTAAGCGTCTACGCGCCAAACGTAACGGACCGGATCAACCTTTGGCCTTCCACAGTCACCGTAGACCCACCGCCGTTAAGTCACCGGCGGGTGCAACCGCCGGAACCGGCACTCACTACCTCAAGAAGAGTCCGAGTCCCACGGGAATCTCCAAGACGCCACCGGGG TTGGCCTCACCGACTACTCCTACGGGGCAGAGTCCCACCGGGATAGTTGGCCCTTTGGAGAGCGGAGTGTCCAGCCATCAGCCCTTCGAACCTAAACCGGAACCACCTGTAAGTTTTTTGGGTTTGTTTGTTTATTcgtatttttatgaatatttgcAGGTTGCGAGAGATGTTTGTGTTGCTGAAAACGAACAGCGTCAGTCCCCAGTTAATGCCaaagaagaacaagaaaatgagaaaaacatTCAACAGAATGCCGCTTACTTGGGACAACTGGTGTTCAAATTGAG GTATAAACATGACAAAAACGCTCTGATCGTATCCGTGGTGAGATGCAAGGACTTACCCGCCAAGGATCCGAACACCGGTTCCAGCGATCCTTACGTGAAACTCCAACTACTACCGGACAAGCAACACAAA GTGAAGACCCGGGTGCTTCGTAAGACCCGCAACCCAGTCTACGACGAGGACTTCACTTTCTACGGGATCAGCTTCAACCAAATCCCCGGGATCACGTTGCACTTCGTTATACTCAGCTTCGACCGTTATAGTCGCGACGACATCATCGGAGAAGTTTTTTGTGCTTTGAGTAATGTGGATGTCGCCCAGATCGAGACTCAACAAATGGCCTTGTCCAGGGAAATTCAACCCAGAAGCCTTAAA attcgtTCTCAAGGACGAGGTGAATTGCTCGTGTCGCTCTGCTGGCAACCGGCGGCCAATAGACTTACCGTTGTGGTCCTAAAGGCGAGAAACTTACCGAAAATGGATGTTACCG GTTTGGCCGATCCCTACGTGAAGATCTACCTGCTGTACAACGGTCAACGTATCGCCAAAAAGAAAACCCACGTAAAAAAGAGAACCCTGATGCCGGTGTTCAACGAGAGTTTCGTGTTCGATATACCGGCCAACGGGCAGTCCTTGGAGGGGATCAGCTTGGAGTTCCTTCTACTGGACTGGGATCGAGTCACCAAGAACGAGGTGATCGGTAGACTGGACTTGGGAGGTGAAAAATGCTCCGGGACCGCCTTGACCCATTGGAACGAGGTTTGCAATTCGCCCAGGAGACAGATCGCTGACTGGCACAAGCTGAAGGAGTAA
- the LOC126741311 gene encoding synaptotagmin-11 isoform X2, which translates to MVGEGPIIRPVEYKVNYFVIGLCTSFAVCVVLTFAVIYYCYQRRKRLRAKRNGPDQPLAFHSHRRPTAVKSPAGATAGTGTHYLKKSPSPTGISKTPPGLASPTTPTGQSPTGIVGPLESGVSSHQPFEPKPEPPVARDVCVAENEQRQSPVNAKEEQENEKNIQQNAAYLGQLVFKLRYKHDKNALIVSVVRCKDLPAKDPNTGSSDPYVKLQLLPDKQHKVKTRVLRKTRNPVYDEDFTFYGISFNQIPGITLHFVILSFDRYSRDDIIGEVFCALSNVDVAQIETQQMALSREIQPRSLKIRSQGRGELLVSLCWQPAANRLTVVVLKARNLPKMDVTGLADPYVKIYLLYNGQRIAKKKTHVKKRTLMPVFNESFVFDIPANGQSLEGISLEFLLLDWDRVTKNEVIGRLDLGGEKCSGTALTHWNEVCNSPRRQIADWHKLKE; encoded by the exons ATGGTTGGGGAGGGACCCATTATAAGACCCGTCGAATACAAAG TAAACTACTTTGTGATCGGACTGTGTACCAGTTTCGCGGTATGCGTGGTCCTCACCTTCGCGGTGATCTACTACTGCTACCAGCGTCGTAAGCGTCTACGCGCCAAACGTAACGGACCGGATCAACCTTTGGCCTTCCACAGTCACCGTAGACCCACCGCCGTTAAGTCACCGGCGGGTGCAACCGCCGGAACCGGCACTCACTACCTCAAGAAGAGTCCGAGTCCCACGGGAATCTCCAAGACGCCACCGGGG TTGGCCTCACCGACTACTCCTACGGGGCAGAGTCCCACCGGGATAGTTGGCCCTTTGGAGAGCGGAGTGTCCAGCCATCAGCCCTTCGAACCTAAACCGGAACCACCT GTTGCGAGAGATGTTTGTGTTGCTGAAAACGAACAGCGTCAGTCCCCAGTTAATGCCaaagaagaacaagaaaatgagaaaaacatTCAACAGAATGCCGCTTACTTGGGACAACTGGTGTTCAAATTGAG GTATAAACATGACAAAAACGCTCTGATCGTATCCGTGGTGAGATGCAAGGACTTACCCGCCAAGGATCCGAACACCGGTTCCAGCGATCCTTACGTGAAACTCCAACTACTACCGGACAAGCAACACAAA GTGAAGACCCGGGTGCTTCGTAAGACCCGCAACCCAGTCTACGACGAGGACTTCACTTTCTACGGGATCAGCTTCAACCAAATCCCCGGGATCACGTTGCACTTCGTTATACTCAGCTTCGACCGTTATAGTCGCGACGACATCATCGGAGAAGTTTTTTGTGCTTTGAGTAATGTGGATGTCGCCCAGATCGAGACTCAACAAATGGCCTTGTCCAGGGAAATTCAACCCAGAAGCCTTAAA attcgtTCTCAAGGACGAGGTGAATTGCTCGTGTCGCTCTGCTGGCAACCGGCGGCCAATAGACTTACCGTTGTGGTCCTAAAGGCGAGAAACTTACCGAAAATGGATGTTACCG GTTTGGCCGATCCCTACGTGAAGATCTACCTGCTGTACAACGGTCAACGTATCGCCAAAAAGAAAACCCACGTAAAAAAGAGAACCCTGATGCCGGTGTTCAACGAGAGTTTCGTGTTCGATATACCGGCCAACGGGCAGTCCTTGGAGGGGATCAGCTTGGAGTTCCTTCTACTGGACTGGGATCGAGTCACCAAGAACGAGGTGATCGGTAGACTGGACTTGGGAGGTGAAAAATGCTCCGGGACCGCCTTGACCCATTGGAACGAGGTTTGCAATTCGCCCAGGAGACAGATCGCTGACTGGCACAAGCTGAAGGAGTAA